In the genome of Podospora pseudocomata strain CBS 415.72m chromosome 7, whole genome shotgun sequence, the window TCTGACACGGAGCACCCCTGCAGCTGATTGGTTCCCCCGCAGCCCTACCGAGCTTGCTGCGGTAATCAAGTGACCCACAATTGGCTGAAAGCTCAAGAGATCCCTGCATTTCCCACcgcccgcccctcccccgctgGAACCACAGCATCGCAGCAATGGATGGATGACACCTTctatctatctatctatctTTGATTCTGAAAGATATCCGGTATCGTGAATGTATTGTGTCTGAGTACCTATCAAGTTTTAAGCTTCCAGTTTGTATGAATAATATCGCCACTTCCATGACAGGCCACACCCTTAGTTTCATGAGCTGAAAGACCCCGGACCTGTCACACTTTTAAAGGAAGGTTACAGGACCTTTCGTCATAAAAGCGGTTTCCTTCGGCATGCTTTTTGCGGGACTGTCCAAGGATGCTGGGCCCACGTGAGGTGTTGTGAGCGTCTTGGGACTATCTGACTTGCACTTAGAGGTATAGTGTCGTTCGGTGGAATTGCATGATTGCAACGGCAACACCTTCCGAAGCGGAGGTAGTGTaggtttgggagggtgaaggtAGGGAGAGGCAGGGTGAGGCGGGTTTATATATATTcccctcttttttctctgcgattgttttctttgttttcccattgccttcttctgcttggGATCTACATATATTAGTACCAATTGGCCATCCAAGGTTTTGTTGGAATTTCATAAAGGTGGCGTAGTTTTGACAACACTTTGTTTGTTCTTACACCGCTGATTTAATCTCCTCCCAGCGGGCAAACTTACCTTCTTACCTACTActttgtctgtctgtctgtcttcCCATCTACCGTCATATCTTGCCTACCTTTGAACAACCGCCAATTCAACAACCAAttcacccaacccccaataCCACGAACAATTCCAACCATGGCCCCTcacgcctcctcctcctcctcctcctcctccaccaccaccaccaaaccaaccgaCCCCTAccacgcctcctccaccacaacagccaTCACAACAGAAAACACCTACGCAGCCCACAactactcccccctcccaatcgTCTTCGCCCGCGCCTCGGGCTGCCACGTCTGGGACCCCGAAGGGCGCCACTACCTCgacttcctctccgcctACAGCGCCGTCAACCAAGGCCACTGCCACCCCGCCCTCGTCAAGGCCCTCACCGACCAAGCCGCccgcctcaccctctcctcccgcgCCTTCCACAACGACGTCTTTCCCCAGTGGGCCAAGAAGGTCAGGGACGTGTTTGGGTACGAGATGGTCCTGCCCATGAACACGGGCGCCGAGGCGGTCGAGACGGCCATCAAACTGGCAAGAAAATGGGCGTACAAGGTCAAGGGGGTGGAGCAAgggaaggcgagggtgtGGAGTGTGGATGGGAACTTTCACGGGAGGacgatggtggcggtgagtCTGAGTGTTGATCCGGAGAGTAGGGATAATCATGGGCCGTATGTGCCGCTCATTGGGGCGAGACACCCGAGCACGGGGAAGGCGATTAGGTATGGGAgtgtggaggatgtggaggagatACTTGGGGAGTTCGggaaggagacggcggcgTTTATTATTGAGCCCATTCAGGGTGAggccggggtggtggtgccggaggATGGATATCTCAAAAGAGTTCAGGAGCTGTGCAGGGAGTATAATGTGCTTTTGATTTGCGACGAGATCCAGACGGGGATTGCGAGGACGGGAAGGATGCTGTGCAGCGAGTGGGATGGGATCAAGCCGGATGTGGTGACGTTGGGGAAGGCGATCAGCGGGGGGATGTACCCTGTCAGTTGTGTTTTGAGCTCGAAGGAGATTATGGGGGTTATTGAGCCTGGCACTCACGGGAGCACGTACGGTGGAAACCCGCTTGGGTGCGCGGTTAGTATCAAGGCTTTGGAGCTGGtcgaagaggaaggcttgGTCGACAAGGCCCAGAAGCTGGGTGAGATTTTCAGGAGCGAGATCAGAGGGTTCAACAGCAAGATTGTGGAgctggtgagggggagggggttgttgaacgCGGTGGTGATTGATGAGAGCGAGACGAATGGGAGGACGGCGTGGGATTTGTGCatgttgttgaaggagaagggtgttttggtatgtctttttttcgcctccctttccttttccGTTCCCGACAATGATAACTCACCACCATGCTGAACAGGCCAAACCGACCCACGGCAACATCATTCGCTTCGCACCACCGCTGGTCATCACCGAAGATGAACTCAGAAGCGCcctcaagaccatcaaggaggcgctggaggagTTGCCAAATGCCACCAAGCACGAGGCGCACTGATTATCATATCAGCGCACCATGATCATGAGTCACTCgccgctcaccaccaccacagacATCGCTTTTCAGAAAAATCCGGGGAAGGATCTTGCGGGGGGGGGAACCGGGGACGGCCCGAAGGAAGACCACCCGATTTGCTGGGGCAAAATGCAGGCAGGTGAAGAAGTCAGGGGGGAACCGGAATATGTTCCCCGGGATCATGACACATCTTTTTTTCAATGGGGTTTCCTTTTTGGATGTTTTGATACCACTACAAGCATTATTTAGATTGGGTAAAACAGCAGAGTTTGGCTCTTATGGTAGTATATGCATGGAAATGATACCGAGATGTTTGCATCAAGGAGATTGGACTGGGCCGGGccgggctgggctgggctaGACTTGACATGAAGTCCAGAGGGGGTTTgattggatggatggatatTTGGGCAGAGAAGTACCAGAATAATACCAAGTCCCTGCCTAGTAGGATCAGTTGGATTGattggttgtgtgtgtatgtatgtgtatgtgtgtgtgtgtatgtgtgtggtgaAGTGGAAATGTGTTGGATGATTTGCCAGTGTCCTGACCGGAAATAATTTCCTGGAACCGGTGTCTTTTCGGCCgatgggtggtgagtgaTGAGTTGTTCATTCGATCTGTTGCATATAGATGTTTGGCTAAGGGAAAGTGATGTGACAAGTTCTATATGTAGGTGCTCTCTACGCCCTGGTTGAGTGGGTGAGGCAGAAAGTAAGAGTGGGGGAGAGTGTCGGGTTATGATCTACCTAGACAAGAGACAAGGTACACTCCAGTTGGATCTATGTGCATGATACTTCAGCACCCTGATGAGACGAGCTATTATGGAGTATTCCTGTTCCTGTCACGGGTTCTGGTGACGAATCCTCGATGGAGGTCCGCAGGTAGATATTGTGTAACTTAACGCTATACAGTCGTCGGTCAGGGCAACTTTTTGACATGTCAATTTCCAATTGTAAAAGCTGCGAGTTGGTTTTTGCTATTCAGGGGATAGCATAACAGGCAGTGTAACAGAACAGTTGAGGGGACTGAACCTCTACTGGGTCAAATTATAGGCGATGTGTTACTTACCCCAGGGGTCCACATCAGTTATGAGTTGTTTTCTCTCACAAGGCAGAACCCAGCAATTGTCCAATCCCCACGGTCTAGCTGCTGTGTTGTCCTGTTGTGTAAGTTCAAGATCCATGCATACCTACACACCTACccgctactgctgctgctgctgctgccttttaggcttccctcctccccaaccaccacactaCCTACATGTCCTTTTATCCAACGGGTACGGGTACACACACTCTCTGACACCACCATTGAGTCTCTGTTGCTGCTAAATCACACACAGTGTCCGTATTTTTTTCCAAAAGCTGGGTGTGCCCTTTTTAGCTTTTAGTAGTAGCCAATGAATAACCCTCCgtccgccatcatcatcgtttGCTGGGTaaacgatgatgatggcggagcagttgtgtgtgtgtgtgtcctTGTATCATTCGAGTGATATATTTCCCGTTTGGATTTGTTTCAATTAAGACCAGCGGCAGGCACGTGAGAGGTTACAGTCCTACCGTGCGTTGTCTACGTACATAAACCATCCCATTCATCCGCCCAACCACCATCTTTCGTGGGTGGGCGGATGGGTAGTTGATagatcaacctcaacaacataTCGACTTGTCGGCCTTAAGCTACCTTATCGAACAATCTAACTCCGATGTGTGTGTGCGAGGTCGATGATCCGTCGGAGGAAcacactcccccccccccaacccgtTATCGAACGCTATCTTGTCTAGATTGAGAGGTAGCAGTGTGTATCTGTCTGTATGTAGAGTCGGAGCCGGGAAGGTGCACGAGATCTGAGCTAGCGAGATGCAGGCCTGCGGATAGGGGTCGACATGTGTGGGAGGGAAAAAAATGCCCTGAGTGGCTTACAGCCGTGTTACCCTTCCTCTTTGGGACTTGCcggatcaccaccaccaccaccacaccactaCAAAACACAAGCCAAAGGACAAGACATTTGGCAGCTGGTTTCCAAGGCCGGCAGTCCCTGTGCCTTGAACAAGAGTGCGGGGGGGtggtccaccaccaaaaaaagaaaaaaagaaaaacaaggacaagcaaCACGATTGTGCCCCCTTCTGATAATCGATCGACGGATTGAGGAAATATGACGCTGGTGAAGAGAAGGGCCCTGATATGGGGGAACAAATAGACATTGTTTCGCAAGCTGTATCCCATTGTATCCGATGACCAGCACATCTGATAAAAAAGGTGTCAGTAGTAATAACAATAGACGTCCGGAGGTGCATATGACAGAGTCATCCTCTTTCTGTCCTCAGACTTGGCTCAGTGCACGGATTCTTGGGATTGACCAGTGAGCAAGCTTCAAACAGCACGCGTGCGGTGGCAGGCAGTTGCTGGAGTTCTGGACAAACACATGCAGCGGCCAACCGGAAGACGCCATGCTCACACACATTAACAGGTGGAAGAtgtcaagaggaggaggtcggacACGAAAGGGCGAAAGGGCGGGAAGATGGATGGCTGCGCTAAGAGTCCCACCGACAACACCGATAAGGGATAAGGCAGGCCCCCCGGCCCCCGGCCCCCCTGCCCTGTCCGATAAACTGTTCGTTCGACAGCCTCACTCTCGGAGGCTGCTGTGTAAATGAGACAAACTTCCGGCAGGCCTGGTTGCTGCATGCGCCATCCGCCCGTGTTTTTGGCTGGAACCATAGAACGGGCAGCCACCGGCTTTTGGGACAACTTGTGGTACGGAGTATTGAGCAAAAGCCAAAGACCGGCGTAGAAAGGCGCTAGAAGCAGAAGTTTACTAGAGATGGCGGAGCTGTGTCCAGATGTCCgatgctgctggagctgatGGAGCTGGGCTGCTGGCGCATTGGAGCATGGAACAAGCTTGGAACCTCTTTGGTAATCGTTCCTAGCCGTGGTGCGTCGACGGCGCGGGCGTATTGACCACCTGACGATACCGCCGTGCCATTCCTCCGTGGCTCGTTTGGGTGGCCGCCCTTCTGTGTCCAGTGTCCATGTCGATCGGATGTGTGCCCTGGCTCCGCCTGGTTTGTGTTTCTCTCTTCTTGAAAATAAGAAGCTTGTATGACCATGACAGCAGCAATGGAACGGCTCACCAGCATCGACATCGATGCACCCCCCGATGCAGGTGAGAGGTGGTGTACATTATGGGTGGGGGGCAGCCGGTGACTGTGCGGGTGTCTTGTCTGGCTGTCTGTCTGTGACTCCACTGTGGAGGTGGAGCAGCCACTCGACTTCCGGTTGGTCGATTCATCATGACGGGCTGTCTTGTAAGTGCGAGTCCGTTGTATTGAACGAGAGAAGTGAACCGGTTGTTTTATCTGGACCACACatgggggaagaagggcgagCTCGCCGTTGTATCTTGTGTTGGTCAGTCATCTCGCCATTTTGAGGGCGCAAACGTGCTTAGCTCATCAGGATGGCCTCCGAAGGCGCAAGACGCAAGACCAGCGGTAAATGATGCAGATGGCGGTTCTGGCTTGTGTCTGGGTTCAGGTGTTCGTCAAGGTTACAGAGCTCCAAACACTGTGAACACTGTGCTGTTATCGCGGGGCTTATCGCCCCAAATGCCGTTTTGGGACCAGTCACGGGAGACAGCCGTGGCCTCCGGTCTCTCTCTCGACGTAACAGACTCGAGGTACCTGCAACGTACCCTGACGGCTGGTGGCCAGTGCATCGATACCTCGAACTACTTCTGAAGCATCACGAGCAGCATTCACAGCAAAACCCCTGCTTTTCTGCCGCTGCAGCACCCCCAGCAACAGAAGAGGCCTGGCTCCATCTGCTGTGTCCGTATCGTCGTCACCCTCGTTCATTCACAGGTCTCTCCCAGCTTCCTGCTCTTTTTCTGCTGTTTCTCCCAACACCGCCCGTCTTTcatcttccctcctccctttgtgccctcgccctctgcgCTCTGTACTCTAGCCCGCCCCTTCTATTGTTGCGAAACCTGGGGAATTCGAGCTCTGGATCCTGCAGTCGATCGAATCTGAGTCATTCAGTCGACTTTGGACGTCAGCGTGCCGCGGTGGAGCTAGCTTCCCCCAGCCTGACCCTACTGATAGCGATAAACTCCCAGGCGCTGTAGTAGTAGCGTATCCCCGATCTACCATCACCATTCACCACTGCTCTTCCTCCGTGCCACTCCTCcagtctctctctcactctctcgGTATCTCCTCACCGTCGCAACCGTCGGACCGCCGTTACCCCAGACTAGAAAGCCTGGGACCACCGCCGCTAACCACCAACTCTGCTGTGTCCGTCGACCGAGCCGGCTCCTCGCTTTCAACAAGTAGCTGCTGTAATCAGTCACCCACTCTATCCGCCACCCTTCCTGTCGGGGcacccatcacccatcaacctttgcatcaccaacaagctTTCAAGACACCCAGTATAGTGGCTGTTGCGTCCCCGCGTGTCTCTTCGTACCCACAAAAGAAACTCTGCCCattctctcctccctcagcttTTGGAGCCGCTTCCACTTTCCTACACCACCCAACCTATCGGATATCTACCTTTCGGTCTCTCTCGTCCTCCAGTCCTGCGCTGTCCTATAGGCAACACTACCCTTGGCTTCTGCCTCAACCCTCCCCTCTTTCACCTTCGAGCGCCGTGCATATCAGCTTTGTCACCCTTGGCCACATCCATAGCTGTCAACCGAGACCCACGAAGTATACATGTCGATCGAGCCTCCCGCCCACGTCTTTCGCATAGCATAGGCCC includes:
- the CAR2 gene encoding ornithine aminotransferase (EggNog:ENOG503NUZV; COG:E); the protein is MAPHASSSSSSSSTTTTKPTDPYHASSTTTAITTENTYAAHNYSPLPIVFARASGCHVWDPEGRHYLDFLSAYSAVNQGHCHPALVKALTDQAARLTLSSRAFHNDVFPQWAKKVRDVFGYEMVLPMNTGAEAVETAIKLARKWAYKVKGVEQGKARVWSVDGNFHGRTMVAVSLSVDPESRDNHGPYVPLIGARHPSTGKAIRYGSVEDVEEILGEFGKETAAFIIEPIQGEAGVVVPEDGYLKRVQELCREYNVLLICDEIQTGIARTGRMLCSEWDGIKPDVVTLGKAISGGMYPVSCVLSSKEIMGVIEPGTHGSTYGGNPLGCAVSIKALELVEEEGLVDKAQKLGEIFRSEIRGFNSKIVELVRGRGLLNAVVIDESETNGRTAWDLCMLLKEKGVLAKPTHGNIIRFAPPLVITEDELRSALKTIKEALEELPNATKHEAH